CAGTGCCTGTGATTTTTGAGGCATCTAATTTATTTTCTTCTATGAGTTTACGAGCTGCAGGAGGGAGTTCCTCATTCACTTTGCCCGTGTTAGGTTGGGCTGCGGGAGCTTCTGCTTTTGGAGCAGGGGCACTGGAACTTGCCGGAGCGGATGCCACAGCACCTTCTTCAATCATACCCATGATATCACGCACATGGACCACATCCCCCACCTTTTTGGTGATGGATTTTAAAACCCCAGATGTAGGAGCAGGAATCTCTAATGAGACTTTGTCTGTTTCTAAAATAGCGAGCACTTCGTCTACTTTTACGGCATCGCCTTCTTTTTTGGTCCAAGCACTGATGGTCGCTTCGGTTACGGATTCCCCCATCTCGGGGACTTTGATTTCTATTGCCATGAAATATTCCTTAGCAGGTTTTTAGAGAAAAATAGCGTTTTTGAGGAGTGAGATCCCATTTGAATCTAAGACTACGGTAACTTGTCGGAAGGTTAAAACGCAAGCGGAAAAAACGAAAAGGCCTTGAGTTTGTGCCTGTTTGCCTATGCTTAGAACTATGATCCGTTCTTTCCAAGGCCATACACCTTCCATCCACCCTACGGCCTGGGTGGCACCTTCTGCTGACATAATGGGCAAAGTTTCAATAGGCGAAGAGTCCTCGATTTGGTTCCAATGTGTGTTACGAGGTGACGTAAATACCATCACCATTGGCAAACATGTGAACATCCAAGACATGACCCTCGTACATGTGGCAAGAGATTTGTATCCTGTCACGATTGGGGATTATGTATCCATCGGCCACCATGCGACCATCCACGGTTGTGTTTTGAAAGACTATAGTTTTGTGGGAATGGGAGCCATGCTCATGGATGATGTGGAAATCGGGGAGTGGTCTTTTGTAGGTGCCGGATCCCTTGTCCCTCCAGGGAAAAAAATCCCACCAGGAGTACTCGTTATGGGTAGTCCCGCCAAAATCATCAGAGACATCACTGACAAGGACCGCGAGATCATCACCCGCACCGCAAACAATTATACGAAGTACAAAGAAAACTACCGAGCGGAAGGGATTGGGGGCACATCCCTTTCTTAACAGAAAGGGACCGGGTGATCCGCTGCAATCTTATCGCTTCCTGCGATAAGGATTTCCGCTACTCCCCCTTGTGCAGGGGTGGATTGGTTAGTCATGAACTCAATTTGAAAATCGAGGTTATTATTTTTGTTTGGTTGTAGTTTTTGATTTATCATTTTGGATCGAGATAGAATCCAAAATCAAATATCCATTTGTGACTAAGTCTTTCCAGTCGTTATCTGAAAATGTCGGGTGGAAAAAATATTGAATACTCACTTGATACGTTTCTTTTCCCTGTTTCCAATGATAAAAACCGATCAATTGATTGCCTAAAAGTTTTCCATTTCCAAATAAGATAGTAGTTTTATCAGTTTTGAACTTAAGAATTTCGATCCATTTTTTCATTTCGTTAGGTGGATTTCCAAAATCGTTTGTTTTTGATTCTTTTACTAAGTCTTCATAACTTTTTAAGGAATCTGGAATGATCGAAACGGTTATCAATAAGGAAAAACATTCGTTTTCATTTTGGCAATCGACTTTAAAAAAGCTGATTGGGTATTTGTCTTGTTGTTGGATGGTATCCCTTCTTTCGGCCATACTGGGAATCGAAATTTTCATATCTTTGATCGTATGTTCAACTGTCGGATAAAACTTAATACCTCGAAAATTTTTGTATAGAATGGATTCATTTTTAAAACGAATGTTAAAAATAGAATTTTTGAGTTCTTCTCTAATCGAATCAATATCATCAAATAGGTAAATTGTATATAGATCAGGATAATCTTTTTTATGTAAGGCAGTTATGATGGCAAATTTGTAACCTTCTCCAAACTTTGAATTTACTCCAACGATGAAGTTGGCACCCCAATCTGCATTAAAAGCAGATAATGCATCTTTTGTAAGATCGGTTTGTTCAATACTATCCATACACTGACAAACGTTTGCTGCGGTTGTAATGGCTTGGTGTTTGTAATACTCATTTTTTTCGAGGTTTGTTTTTTCCGATTCGGGAGGTGGAGACCCAATTAAATATCGTATTTCTAGTTTTTTAGATTTGTGTTTGATGGCAAAATCATAGTATAACTCAGGGTTTTCTTTTGTTTCAATTTTTTGGAATTCCTGATTGAAACTAAAGGGGAATTCATATTTTTTGATCAGTGCTTCGAAGTTCTCTCCTTTCCAAGCAAACAAACTCGAATGGGTGATCAAAAAAAAGACAAGGATTGAGGAGATGGAGGATGTTTTCATTAGGTACCTAAAATTTAATCTATGGAAAAGGAAACGAATCTCATCTTTGCCTGATTAAGATACACTCTTTTTTTGTGTGTTACTCATAAAATCATAAAATTGTTTCTCCTAATTTCATTTGTTTTCTCCACCACCATTCGGATCCTTTATCTGAAAATTCAATTGGTTAAAAGACGATCATGGAATTGTTAGGTTTTGCTGAAATCCGCTTGCAGAAGTAAGCATCGTATGGCAAAATAACGGAACGTATGAATTTGTTGATTCGATTGGTTCTTTCTATTATATTTTTAATTTTTTACTCTTGTAATTTTCATTACTTTGCACTTGCGAATGAACAACGAAGCAAAATTGAAAACCTCGACAAAATCTCGGAAGACAAAATCCGTTTCCATCTCATTCGAGTGGAAGAAACACCCAAATACAATTTGTATAATTCTCCTGCTTTGGAATTTGAACTTGCGAAATCTAAACTATTCAAACTCAGTCGGTCTTCCAAACTCAATTTGACGTATTCCACAAAAACAGGGAATTATGATTCTGGGATTTCTGGACTTATGTTTTTGCTGACTTTGGGAGTGTTCCCTTGGTTTACCGAATCTCAGTCGAATGTCACGTTTACGCTTATGGACAGGGAGGATAAAAAAATCATTCGAGATTATACCTTCCCTATCCAAGGAAGAAAAATCGTTTCATGGCTTACCATTCCCTTTTACCTTGTATTACCTATTTTTTCGGATTCCATGGACGGTGGAACTAATTATGAAGTTTCCAATGTTTCCTTACGCCTTTTAGTGGAAGCATTTGAAGCAGAATTAGCAAAAGACTGTCTAGAGGATCCTAAATTACTTGAAACTTTACGAAACAAAGGGAACGAATCTATCGAACTTTGAAATCCCTGGTTCCTCTTTCTATAACGGGTGTATCTTATGCAAAAGATTTCGAAAAAGGAACGATCTTAAGGGACTGCCCCTGCCGGTGCATCTACCGTGAATAGTAGAGTGGTTTATCCAACTTCCTTAAGTGGAGGGATCGTAAGTAATCCTCAAGTTTTTTATCCGCTTGTGATCAAATATGATACAGATGGAAACCTTGCGCGATTACAATTTAAATCAGCAGTAGGTGCAGGTTGCACATCTTTATACCCATATACTTGTGATGCATCTGCATCTTGTACGTCAAATTCTGGGTGCTCTTGTTTATCAGAATGTGTCTACAATCAATAATACTAATATTACTTTAGAATTTGTAAGTGTAAGATTTATTTTCGATCGACAATGAGAATCGTCACATCATCAGCAAATTCTACCGAACCTACATAATCCTTTGCTTCTTGGATGAGTAGGTTCGCACATTCTTGTGCGGACAACCCTTTCCCTTTTGAAATCGCTTTTTGGAATAATTCGTCGTCATAACGTTTGTTATGGTCTTTTGACATGTGTTCTGTGATCCCATCTGTATACAAAACCAAACGGTCGCCAGAACCAAAGGAAAAGGTTTTGTCTTCGTAATATAAATCAGGGATAAGGCCTAGAATTTTACCTTTTACATCCAAAGGAATAGCTCTGTCTTCTGAATTTTTGATAAGAAAAGGTGCATGGTGACCAGCATTCGCACATAAGATCGAATTTTCTTTTAGGTTGATGATCCCATAAAAAGCAGTGAGAAAATTACCTGCTAATTTTCCAAATAACATATGATTGAGTGTGGTTAAAAATAAGGAAGGACTTTGTTTGATTTCAGGTTCAAAGTTTTTTAAGACCATGTGAGACATTGCAGCAAGTACTGCAGCTGAAAGTCCATGCCCTGAGATGTCCGCAATTAAAATCGAATATAAAGAATCATCAATTTGTGTTACATCATAAAAGTCACCACCCACTTGTTCCAGTGGGATGTGAGATACTCCATATTTGAGTTCCTTTGTTTCTGGTAATACAGAAGGCATAATTCTCTGCATGATGTTTTTAGCACGGCTCAGTTCTTTTCCTGTATCCACAATTTGGTGGAAAAGTTGAGCATTTTTAATCGTGTTACTGAGTCTTGCTGCAATGTTTGTGAGTAAGTCTAAGTCAGAATGTTGGAAGGCATAACCCGAAAGTTTATTATTGATACTGATCACACCCAAAAGTTCATTTTGGTAAATGAGAGGAGCTGAAATCAATGATTTGGATTCAAATCGAAAGGGTGAAAGTTTATTATAACGAGGGTCCATATCTAGATTATGGATGAGTAAACTTTCCTTTTTTTCCGCAACCCAACCAGCAACACCTTTGCCATAAGGAACCTTAATTTGGTCGTAAGCATCTTCGGGGATTCCTTTCGCAGATAGAATTCCTAATTCTTGTTTGGTGTTGTTTGCTAAATATATGGTTCCCGACGATGCACCTAAATATTCTAATACTCGGTTTAACATCCATTTCCCAAGTTCATTCAAACTTTTTTCGGAAACAGAAAGTTTTTCGAATTCATATAACAGGGATAATTCTAAGATTCTTTTGTCTAAACTATCTTTGACATTTGCATTTTGGATGGCTGTTGCTGCCACCTCTGATAAAGAAATCAAATACTCTAAATCAGAATCATTGAAAATACGAGCATTGGTTTTGTTGATGACTTCTAAGGTCCCAATTAACCTTTCTTCAACAAATAATGGGACACATATAAGTGATTTTGTTTTAAAACCTGTCCGTTTGTCCATACTTGGATTGAATCGTGGGTCTTTGTATGCATCTTCAAGTGCGATTGGTTTTTTTTCTTTGGCAACCATTCCTACAATACCTTCGCCTAATTCCAATCGCGCATACTCTTGTATGATCTCTCCCTTTTCTCCTAAGGCCACTTCGCAATATAAAAATTCATCGTTTTCCAAAAGGAACAAGGAACTTGCCTCGGCCTCTAACAAATCTTTGGAATATAACATGATGAGAGGAAGTAACTGGTGCAAATCTAAGTTTGCATTGAGAATAGAGGATATATGAAGGAGGCTACGGAATTTACTCAGGCTAGTTTGGGGATCAGTCATACAGGCAACAAACCAATCTTTACAATCGATTCACATTCGTCGATTTAGAAATTTAGTGGTTTTTTGAATGGGAATCGAGTGTAACAAAAATAGGCAAAATTCACCTTTATCCTGTTTTTTGGTAACGAAAAAATCTTCTATTGACTTAGGTCAATGGAAAGATTCGAGTTCCGTGCCATACTGATACCAAAGGAAAGGGTTAACCAAATGAATCCATTCAAAAGAAATCGAATTGGAATTTCGATCGTGATTTTGATCTTTTTTGTTGTATTTTCTATGTGTGGAAAAGAAACAACCGAAGAAGCAAAACTCACTTATGCTCCTCAAGTGCCTCCACATATTGAGCGAGATTACGAAGCAAAAGTAATCGTCAATATGGAAACTGTGGAAGTTGTGGGAAGGCTTGCGGATGGGGTAGAATACACGTTTTGGACTTTCGGAGGTTCTGTTCCAGGTCCAATGATCCGAGTGAGGGAAGGAGATACTGTTGAATTCCATTTAAAAAATCATCCAACAAGTAAAATGCCACATAACATTGATTTGCATGCTGTAACAGGTCAAGGTGGTGGAGCAGCTGCTTCTCTCACAATTCCTGGCCATGCTTCAAAATTTTCCTTCAGGGCATTAAATCCAGGCCTTTATATTTATCACTGCGCAACATCTCCAGTGGGAATGCATATCGCTAATGGAATGTATGGTCTCATATTTGTACAACCAAAAGATGACCTTCCAAAAGTAGATAAAGAATACTATGTAGTTCAAAGTGAATTTTATACCAAAGGGAAAAATGGAGAACCTGGGTTACAAGCATTTAGCATGGAAAAGGCGATTACTGAAATTCCAGATTATGTTGTATTTAATGGATCAGTTGGTTCAATGGTGGAAGATCGCTCTATCACAGCAAAAGTAGGTGAGAAAGTAAGACTTTATGTTGGTAATGGTGGTCCTAACCTTGTTTCTTCTTTTCACGTGATTGGTGAAATTTTCGATTTTATATATGCTGAAGGTGGTATTTTACCAAACCAAAAAAATGTTCAGACAACTCTCATCCCTGCAGGTGGTTCTGCGATTGTTGATTTTACAGTTGATGTGCCAGGAACTTTGATCTTAGTGGACCATTCCATATTTAGAACATTTAATAAAGGTTCACTTGGTATGTTAAAAGTAGAAGGGGTAGCTAATTCAAATATTTATTCTGGCAAAGAAGAAGACACAGTGTATTTACCAGAAGGCCCCGCGATACAACGTATGGTCACTGAGGTGAAACCAAAAGTTGCAGCTAAAACAAAAGAAGAAATATTGGCAAATGGAGAACGTGTATATAAATCTGTATGTTCTGCTTGTCACATGAAAGAAGGGCAGGGTGTCACAGGAGTATTCCCTCCACTTGCTAAATCAGATTACTTAAATGCTGATAAACAAAGAGCCATCCAAATATTAAAAAAAGGATTGAGTGGACCAATTACAGTTAATGGTCAAAAATACAATAACGTTATGCCTCATTTAGAGCTTACCAATGAGGAAATCGCAAGTGTATTAAGTTATGTTTATAACCAATGGGGAAACAAAGGTTATATGGTCTCTGAACAGGAAGCAAAGTAAAGGGAAAGTTGTTAACAAAAGGTATTAATGGTAAGTATATGATAAAGAACTTTAGGAATTACTTTTTGTTATTATTCGTTTTGTTTTCTGTCACTACATCCCTCTTCTCAGAAATGGTCAAAATTCCTTCTGGGAAATGGAAACCATTTTTGATTAGTATGTTTTATGCGTCATGCGTTTCGATTTGCCCAAGATTGGTTGCTGATTTGGAAGTAGTGGCAAAAAAAATTGAATCTGAAACTGGTATAGTTCCAAAAGTAATCTTAGTGAGTTTTGATTCCGAAAAAGATACACCTGAAGTTTTGAAAGAATATAAGAAAAAAATGGGTCTGGGAGAAAACTGGTCTCTACTTACTGGAAAGGATGAGGACATTCGAATGTTATCAGTTGTTCTTGGTATCAATTATAAAAAAATGGCGAGCGGAGAATACAACCACTCAGCTGTTTTCAGCTTGTTTGACAAAGATGGAATGAATGTATCTAGGATCGAAGGGATTGGAGCAAATGCAGAGCAGTTAATCCAGATGTTTGGTAATATCAAATGAATTGAATTGCAAAGATAGAAACGTTTGAGATTTTTGTTTTTAGATGAAATCCATTCGTTTCTATTTTTCTGCCCATTTTTCTTTTTTTTATTCAGTTTTTCTAAAATTTGTTTTCATTTTGTGTTTGGTGCAAAACTTCCAAGGTTGTAAAAAAGAAAATGAAACAAACGATGATTTGGTAACTATGCTTGGATTAAATTTGTATGCGAGGTCTTGCGCTGGACAAAATACATTTCCATCCAATGGTACCGTTGGGAATTTATCCCGTTACCAAATTTTACCATCCCTTACTTCTTCTAACATAATTTCTGAAAATGAACCACACCAAGTGTATCCTCCACAATCGGGTGTTACCAAAAAAAATATTTTGTCTGTTTTTTATCCGGGCACTGGATCCACACCTTGTGAGATTGGAGCGATTTTGCAACAAGGAGCTACTCGAGGGTATCATGTCATTGGACTTAGTTATCCCAATGATGATGCTGTGAATTCAATATGTAACCAAGGTGCTGCTCGGAGTGATGCAAGTTGTTTCGAAAATTTAAGAAACGAAGTGGTTACTGGTTCACAAGTTTCTCCTTATGTTTCCGTTGATAGTAACAATTCGATCGAGGGTAGATTATTATCATTATTATTGTATTTGGTAAAAACGTATCCCAATGACGGATGGGATACTTATTTAAATAATGGTGCAGTCAGCTGGCCAAATGTTTATGTTGGAGGACATTCCCAAGGGAGTGGGCATGCGGCCTATCAAGGAAAAATTAGAAATGTTGGAAGAGTTTCAATTTATAGCGGAGTTTCAGACTACAGTTTACAAACGTCATCTATTCCTTCTTGGTTAGGAAATTCACAACAAGCACCGGTAGGTTCCTATTATGGTCTCATTCATGAAAATGATACTGTCGCAAATTTCAGCGGGAACTCAAACCAGGTAACAGATGTTTGGTCAAATCAATTCTCTATGTTAGGGACACTTACGAATACAAATGTTGGTGCCCCTTACGGAAATAGCAAACGTTTGGTGACAACGGCTTGTGATGGTATGAATGCAGCCATCTTACATAGTTGTCCGATGACAAATGGATTCCAAACCATTTGGAATTATATCAGTTATCCATAGTTTGAATTCTATTTTCTATTTTCTTAAAATGCTGGCATTCGTTTAAAAATCCATTCAGGAATGATTTGGATCACAAACATAATCAAACGCCAAGGCCAACGTATATAAGTTTGATTT
The sequence above is a segment of the Leptospira sp. WS39.C2 genome. Coding sequences within it:
- a CDS encoding gamma carbonic anhydrase family protein — translated: MIRSFQGHTPSIHPTAWVAPSADIMGKVSIGEESSIWFQCVLRGDVNTITIGKHVNIQDMTLVHVARDLYPVTIGDYVSIGHHATIHGCVLKDYSFVGMGAMLMDDVEIGEWSFVGAGSLVPPGKKIPPGVLVMGSPAKIIRDITDKDREIITRTANNYTKYKENYRAEGIGGTSLS
- a CDS encoding SpoIIE family protein phosphatase, with the translated sequence MTDPQTSLSKFRSLLHISSILNANLDLHQLLPLIMLYSKDLLEAEASSLFLLENDEFLYCEVALGEKGEIIQEYARLELGEGIVGMVAKEKKPIALEDAYKDPRFNPSMDKRTGFKTKSLICVPLFVEERLIGTLEVINKTNARIFNDSDLEYLISLSEVAATAIQNANVKDSLDKRILELSLLYEFEKLSVSEKSLNELGKWMLNRVLEYLGASSGTIYLANNTKQELGILSAKGIPEDAYDQIKVPYGKGVAGWVAEKKESLLIHNLDMDPRYNKLSPFRFESKSLISAPLIYQNELLGVISINNKLSGYAFQHSDLDLLTNIAARLSNTIKNAQLFHQIVDTGKELSRAKNIMQRIMPSVLPETKELKYGVSHIPLEQVGGDFYDVTQIDDSLYSILIADISGHGLSAAVLAAMSHMVLKNFEPEIKQSPSLFLTTLNHMLFGKLAGNFLTAFYGIINLKENSILCANAGHHAPFLIKNSEDRAIPLDVKGKILGLIPDLYYEDKTFSFGSGDRLVLYTDGITEHMSKDHNKRYDDELFQKAISKGKGLSAQECANLLIQEAKDYVGSVEFADDVTILIVDRK
- the nirK gene encoding copper-containing nitrite reductase, whose translation is MNPFKRNRIGISIVILIFFVVFSMCGKETTEEAKLTYAPQVPPHIERDYEAKVIVNMETVEVVGRLADGVEYTFWTFGGSVPGPMIRVREGDTVEFHLKNHPTSKMPHNIDLHAVTGQGGGAAASLTIPGHASKFSFRALNPGLYIYHCATSPVGMHIANGMYGLIFVQPKDDLPKVDKEYYVVQSEFYTKGKNGEPGLQAFSMEKAITEIPDYVVFNGSVGSMVEDRSITAKVGEKVRLYVGNGGPNLVSSFHVIGEIFDFIYAEGGILPNQKNVQTTLIPAGGSAIVDFTVDVPGTLILVDHSIFRTFNKGSLGMLKVEGVANSNIYSGKEEDTVYLPEGPAIQRMVTEVKPKVAAKTKEEILANGERVYKSVCSACHMKEGQGVTGVFPPLAKSDYLNADKQRAIQILKKGLSGPITVNGQKYNNVMPHLELTNEEIASVLSYVYNQWGNKGYMVSEQEAK
- a CDS encoding SCO family protein, translating into MIKNFRNYFLLLFVLFSVTTSLFSEMVKIPSGKWKPFLISMFYASCVSICPRLVADLEVVAKKIESETGIVPKVILVSFDSEKDTPEVLKEYKKKMGLGENWSLLTGKDEDIRMLSVVLGINYKKMASGEYNHSAVFSLFDKDGMNVSRIEGIGANAEQLIQMFGNIK